In the Bacillus amyloliquefaciens DSM 7 = ATCC 23350 genome, AACAAGTGCTTGAAGCCTTTAAGTCGATCAATATTCTTGATATGACGCCTCTTGAGGCGATGAATGAAATGTACAAGCTGCAAAAAAAATTAAAATAGAAAGAGGTGACGGACTTGGCAAAAGTCATCCAGCTGTCAGATGAGCTTTCAAATAAAATAGCGGCCGGTGAGGTGGTGGAACGGCCCGCCTCTGTCGTTAAAGAATTGGTGGAAAACGCAATCGACGCAAACAGCACAGTCATTGAAATCGATATAGAGGAAGCGGGGCTTTCGTCGATTCGGGTGCTCGACAACGGCGAAGGTATGGAAACCGAGGATTGCAAGCGGGCTTTCCGCCGCCATGCGACCAGTAAAATCAAAGATGAAAATGACCTGTTCCGGGTGAGAACACTCGGTTTCCGCGGAGAAGCTTTGCCAAGTATCGCGTCTGTTTCTCATCTGGAAATCAAAACGAGCATCGGCGAGGGAGCGGGAACTCATCTCATTCTTCAGGGCGGGAATATGATTTCTGAACAGAGAACTTCCAGCAGAAAAGGGACGGAGATCATCGTCACTAACCTGTTTTTCAATACACCCGCCAGATTAAAATATATGAAAACCGTGCATACGGAGCTCGGCAATATTACGGATGTCGTCAACCGGATCGCTCTTGCGCATCCGGAAGTATCGATCCGCCTCCGCCATCAGGGGAAAAACCTGCTGCAGACAAACGGAAACGGGGACGTGCGCCATGTGCTGGCCGCAATTTACGGGACGGCGGTTGCGAAAAAAATGATACCGCTCCATGTCAGCTCACTTGATTTTGAAGTCAAGGGCTACATTGCGCTGCCGGAAATCACGCGTGCATCCAGAAACTACATGTCATCTGTCATTAACGGAAGATACATTAAGAATTTCCCGCTTGTAAAAGCGGTGCATGAGGGCTATCACACGCTTCTGCCGATCGGCCGCCATCCGATTACGTTTATCGAAATTACGATGGATCCGATTTTAGTCGATGTCAATGTCCATCCGTCGAAGCTTGAAGTCCGCCTCAGCAAAGAGACGGAACTGCATGAGCTGATCCGTGACGGCATAAAGGAAGTTTTTCAAAAGCAGCGGCTTATTCCAAGCGCCCAGCTTCCGAAAAAATCAGCGCCGGCACCGATCAAAAATGAACAGCAATTTATGACGTTCGGTGAAAGTGAGCCTGAGCGGAAACTGCCTGAAAAAACGCCGGAGCCGTCTTACTCGCCGATGAAGCTGAGTTCGGTCGTAAAAGAGCCGGCGCCGGTAACAGAAGAAGAGTTTCACCCAAATGAAGCGGATCATGAAGTGCCGTCGGAAACCAGCATGCCGGAAATGGCTGCGCCTGTTTCTGATATTCCGGCGCCGGAAGAGGAAGCTGTCTCCGAAGAAATACAGGAAGAAAGAGTTCCGGTCATGTATCCGATCGGCCAAATGCACGGGACATATATTTTAGCCCAAAACGAAAACGGCCTGTATATCATTGACCAGCATGCGGCCCAAGAGCGGATTAAATACGAATATTTCCGGGAAAAAGTCGGGCAGGTTGAGCCTGAAGTGCAGGATATGATCGTGCCGCTCACCTTTCACTATGCGGCAAATGAAGCGCTTATCATTGAACAGCATCAGCATGAGCTTGAAAGTGTAGGGGTATTTTTAGAAGCTTTCGGCACTAACAGCTATATCGTCCGCTGCCATCCGGCCTGGTTTCCAAAAGGGGAAGAAGCTGAACTGATTGAAGAAATCATTCAGCAGGTGCTTGACGCCAAACAGATCGACATTAAAAAACTTCGGGAGGAAGCCGCCATAATGATGAGCTGCAAAGGCTCGATCAAAGCGAACCGTCATTTGCGCAACGATGAAATCAAAGCGCTCTTGGACGATCTGCGCCGAACGGCAGACCCGTTCACATGCCCGCACGGCCGGCCGATCATTATTCACCATAGCACGTATGAGATGGAAAAGATGTTTAAACGCGTGATGTAGAACGTGTAAGATGAAAAGAAAGGAACACTGGATGAACAGTCTGGTGTTCCTTTTTTTTGTTTTTGAGAATCTGATATTTTTGCCTTTAAAGACCAACTGAATACTATGCTGATATTAACGTTGAAACATTTTGATAATTGAAATAAAAAAGAATCAGGTCTAAATAACTAGTTCTATAGTTTTGGCTTACTTTTCGTTTTTCTTCTGCCGGAAACCCGAATAAATGTTTCAGCTTTAATGAATAAATATCCCTAAAGAATTCATCTATATGAATATTCTGATTTCCTTATATATCAGCATAGCAATTTGTGAAAGGGCACAGCCTGGTGCTTTTGACAGGAGCAGAAAGTTTTTTAACTTTACCGGAAAATCCATGGAAAAACGTGGTGTCATCTGGTAAAGTGGTTACAGTCAGCTGGGCGGCGGCAGCAGTCTGCCCGGATCTTTTAAATGGGAATGGTGACAATGGATCATACATATGAAGTGCATCAAATCAAAACGTATCATCAGATGTGGTCCAACTATTGTTATATTATCGCAGACCGTGCCAGAAATTCTGCGATAGCGGTGGACCCGTCTTGGGAAATCGGCAAAATAACCGATAAACTGCATGAGTTGGATGTTGATTTATCAGCTGTTTTATTAACACATTCACATTATGACCATGTAAACTTGGCGGAGCCGCTTCAGCAAATCTATCATTCTGATATATACATGTCGTCGGCTGAAATCGATTTCTATCAATTCCGGTGCAGAAACTTAATAGCGCTTGAAGACGGTCAGACCTTTGCCGCGGGGGGATTTATCATCAAAAGTATACTGACCCCGGGACATACGGCCGGGGGAATGTGCTATTTGCTTTCTGATCATCTTTTTACCGGTGACACCGTGTTTACAGAGGGTTGCGGTATATGTGAGGACAGGGGCAGCTCGGCGGAGGATATGTTTGACAGTATACAGCGGATCAAAGCCTCCATTCCGCCGTATGTGCGTGTATATCCGGGACACTCTTTCGGGGAGAAGCCGGGACAAAAAATGGAGAGTCTTCTGAAAAACAATATTTACTTTCAGATTGACAAGAAAGAACATTTTGTGAATTTTCGCAACAGAAAAAATCAAAAAGGGCTGTTTCATTTTAAGTAGCGTATAATTAGTTCTATTTATCTACTTTTTCTTTCGGAACTAGAAACAACTGAAATGGAATGATAGTTATTGCTTAATTTTTGGTAATAATCACTTGGGTGACGGGAGTTTTCCTGAAAAAAGCCGGGCGGGACATTCGCCTTATGCCAGTTCCGAAAGACCTGAATCCGCCTTCTGGGCAGGGTTAAATAGGCATTCTTCAGGAGTCCGCATAGGATAAATTAACTTGACATGGTATTTTTGTGAAGTTACTATCAATTTGAACATGCTTCTTATCTGAATCCGAGAAAGGATGGCTGAGAAAA is a window encoding:
- the mutL gene encoding DNA mismatch repair endonuclease MutL, whose protein sequence is MAKVIQLSDELSNKIAAGEVVERPASVVKELVENAIDANSTVIEIDIEEAGLSSIRVLDNGEGMETEDCKRAFRRHATSKIKDENDLFRVRTLGFRGEALPSIASVSHLEIKTSIGEGAGTHLILQGGNMISEQRTSSRKGTEIIVTNLFFNTPARLKYMKTVHTELGNITDVVNRIALAHPEVSIRLRHQGKNLLQTNGNGDVRHVLAAIYGTAVAKKMIPLHVSSLDFEVKGYIALPEITRASRNYMSSVINGRYIKNFPLVKAVHEGYHTLLPIGRHPITFIEITMDPILVDVNVHPSKLEVRLSKETELHELIRDGIKEVFQKQRLIPSAQLPKKSAPAPIKNEQQFMTFGESEPERKLPEKTPEPSYSPMKLSSVVKEPAPVTEEEFHPNEADHEVPSETSMPEMAAPVSDIPAPEEEAVSEEIQEERVPVMYPIGQMHGTYILAQNENGLYIIDQHAAQERIKYEYFREKVGQVEPEVQDMIVPLTFHYAANEALIIEQHQHELESVGVFLEAFGTNSYIVRCHPAWFPKGEEAELIEEIIQQVLDAKQIDIKKLREEAAIMMSCKGSIKANRHLRNDEIKALLDDLRRTADPFTCPHGRPIIIHHSTYEMEKMFKRVM
- a CDS encoding MBL fold metallo-hydrolase, which produces MDHTYEVHQIKTYHQMWSNYCYIIADRARNSAIAVDPSWEIGKITDKLHELDVDLSAVLLTHSHYDHVNLAEPLQQIYHSDIYMSSAEIDFYQFRCRNLIALEDGQTFAAGGFIIKSILTPGHTAGGMCYLLSDHLFTGDTVFTEGCGICEDRGSSAEDMFDSIQRIKASIPPYVRVYPGHSFGEKPGQKMESLLKNNIYFQIDKKEHFVNFRNRKNQKGLFHFK